One Azoarcus sp. DN11 DNA segment encodes these proteins:
- the pyrC gene encoding dihydroorotase codes for MQTLSLIRPDDWHLHVRDGAALAAVVPHTAQRFGRALIMPNLRPPVTTTAQALGYRDRILAAVPAGVAFQPLMSLYLTDNTAPDEIDRAKASGAVIAVKLYPAGATTNSDAGVTGIDKVWPVLARMEQLGVVLCVHGEVTHGDVDVFDREQVFIDQVLAPLTQRFPALRVVFEHITTADAAQFVNAAGPNVGATITAHHLLLNRNAIFAGGIRPHYYCLPVLKRETHRRALIEVATSGSAKFFLGTDSAPHARSTKEAACGCAGCYTAHAGIELYAEAFEQAGALDKLEAFASLNGPAFYGLPPNAGRITLAKQAWDVPAGYDYLPGDPLVPLRAGEKVGWRLL; via the coding sequence ATGCAGACCCTTTCCCTGATTCGCCCCGACGACTGGCACCTTCACGTGCGTGACGGCGCGGCACTGGCGGCCGTCGTTCCGCATACGGCGCAGCGTTTCGGTCGGGCGCTCATCATGCCCAACCTGCGCCCCCCGGTCACGACGACCGCGCAGGCGCTCGGGTACCGCGACCGCATCCTCGCGGCAGTGCCGGCCGGCGTCGCATTCCAGCCGCTGATGAGCCTGTATCTCACGGACAACACGGCGCCGGACGAGATCGATCGCGCGAAGGCGAGCGGCGCGGTGATCGCGGTGAAGCTCTACCCCGCCGGTGCCACGACCAACTCGGACGCAGGCGTGACGGGGATCGACAAGGTCTGGCCGGTGCTCGCGCGCATGGAGCAGCTCGGCGTGGTGCTGTGCGTGCACGGTGAGGTCACGCACGGCGATGTCGATGTCTTCGACCGCGAGCAGGTCTTCATCGACCAGGTCCTCGCGCCGCTGACGCAGCGTTTCCCCGCGCTGCGCGTCGTGTTCGAACACATCACGACGGCCGACGCCGCGCAGTTCGTGAATGCGGCAGGTCCCAATGTCGGCGCGACGATCACCGCCCACCACCTGCTGCTCAACCGCAATGCGATCTTTGCGGGCGGCATCCGTCCTCATTACTATTGCCTGCCGGTGCTCAAGCGCGAAACGCACCGGCGCGCGCTGATCGAGGTCGCGACCTCCGGCAGCGCGAAGTTCTTCCTCGGCACCGATTCCGCGCCGCATGCGCGTTCGACGAAGGAGGCGGCCTGCGGTTGCGCCGGCTGCTACACGGCGCACGCCGGCATCGAACTCTATGCCGAGGCCTTTGAGCAGGCCGGTGCGCTGGACAAGCTCGAAGCCTTTGCGAGCCTGAACGGGCCGGCGTTCTACGGGCTGCCGCCCAATGCCGGGCGCATCACGCTGGCGAAGCAGGCGTGGGATGTGCCGGCGGGCTACGACTACCTGCCGGGCGATCCGTTGGTGCCGTTGCGTGCGGGCGAAAAAGTCGGCTGGCGTTTGCTCTGA
- a CDS encoding penicillin-binding protein 2, translating to MTKQRTVTFNHNPLLRHGLPTWRPRAVMLALMVCSLALVGRAMYLQGVNNEFLQAKGESRYARVLEVPATRGHVTDRHGDMLAVSTPVRSIWAIPTDVTLTPPDARKLAGLLEMDVQELNHRLGGGRDFVYLKRQVSPETAQQIADLKLTGIHQQQEYRRYYPGGEVMAHVLGFTGADDKGQEGVELAFDGLLAGKPGARRVLRDRRGQVIEDVEEIRAPRDGQDIALSIDAKIQYLAYSALRQAMQTHKAKAGASVVLDARTGEVLALVNAPTYNPNNRSDLSGAQLRNRVLTDVYEPGSIMKPFIISLALEQGKVQANTIIDTSPGRLTIGKATISDAHRHGALTVAQVIQKSSNVGTAKVALTFPPDEMWHLYDALGFGKPLNLGFPGEAGGRLRPAKTWKPIEQATMSYGHGVSVSLIQMAHAYLVFARDGELVPLSLTRLDSPPTGGRRIFSAAAAREMRGMLELASGPGGTAPQAQIAGYRVAGKTGTAIKVEGGHYTNKYVSSYVGLAPASDPRLIVAVMIDEPSAGQYYGGTVAAPVFAQITEGALRALGVAPDAPLVPLQLAQRPGAAAAARESM from the coding sequence ATGACCAAACAGCGTACTGTGACGTTCAATCACAACCCGCTGCTGCGGCACGGTCTGCCGACCTGGCGTCCGCGAGCGGTGATGCTTGCCCTGATGGTCTGCTCGCTGGCACTGGTCGGGCGCGCAATGTACCTGCAGGGGGTCAACAACGAATTCCTCCAGGCCAAGGGCGAGTCCCGCTACGCGCGCGTGCTGGAAGTGCCCGCAACGCGCGGCCACGTGACCGACCGCCACGGCGACATGCTCGCGGTGAGTACGCCCGTACGCTCGATCTGGGCCATTCCGACGGACGTGACGCTGACGCCGCCGGATGCCCGCAAACTCGCCGGCCTGCTGGAAATGGACGTGCAGGAGTTGAACCATCGTCTCGGCGGGGGGCGTGATTTCGTTTATCTGAAGCGCCAGGTGTCGCCCGAGACCGCGCAGCAGATCGCCGACCTGAAGCTCACCGGCATCCATCAGCAGCAGGAGTATCGGCGTTACTACCCCGGTGGCGAGGTGATGGCGCACGTGCTCGGTTTCACCGGGGCGGACGACAAGGGGCAGGAGGGGGTCGAGCTGGCCTTCGACGGCCTCCTGGCGGGCAAGCCGGGTGCGCGCCGCGTGCTTCGCGATCGCCGCGGACAGGTGATCGAGGACGTCGAGGAGATCCGTGCTCCGCGTGACGGGCAGGATATCGCGCTGTCGATCGATGCGAAGATCCAGTACCTCGCCTACTCGGCCTTGCGGCAGGCGATGCAGACGCACAAGGCGAAGGCGGGCGCGTCGGTGGTGCTCGACGCACGTACGGGAGAAGTGCTTGCGCTGGTGAACGCACCGACCTACAACCCGAACAACCGCTCCGACCTGAGCGGGGCGCAGTTGCGCAATCGCGTGCTCACCGACGTCTACGAGCCCGGCTCGATCATGAAGCCGTTCATCATCAGTCTGGCGCTCGAACAAGGCAAGGTGCAGGCCAACACCATCATCGATACCTCGCCGGGTCGCCTGACGATCGGCAAGGCGACCATTTCCGATGCCCATCGGCACGGCGCACTGACCGTGGCGCAGGTGATCCAGAAGTCGTCGAACGTCGGCACCGCAAAAGTGGCGTTGACTTTTCCGCCTGATGAAATGTGGCACCTCTACGACGCCCTGGGTTTCGGCAAACCGCTCAATCTGGGCTTCCCCGGTGAGGCTGGCGGGCGGCTGCGTCCGGCGAAGACGTGGAAGCCGATCGAGCAGGCCACGATGTCCTACGGCCACGGCGTGTCGGTCAGCCTGATCCAGATGGCTCACGCATATCTGGTCTTCGCGCGAGACGGCGAACTGGTCCCGCTGTCGCTGACGCGGCTCGATTCCCCGCCCACGGGCGGCAGGCGTATCTTCTCCGCGGCGGCCGCGCGTGAGATGCGCGGAATGCTCGAACTCGCGTCCGGCCCCGGCGGCACCGCACCGCAGGCCCAGATCGCCGGCTACCGCGTCGCCGGCAAGACGGGGACGGCGATCAAGGTCGAAGGGGGACACTACACGAACAAGTATGTTTCATCCTATGTCGGACTGGCCCCGGCTTCCGATCCCCGGCTTATCGTTGCGGTGATGATCGATGAACCCTCTGCGGGACAGTATTACGGCGGTACGGTAGCGGCGCCGGTGTTTGCCCAGATCACGGAAGGCGCCTTGCGCGCGCTCGGCGTGGCGCCGGACGCCCCGCTCGTGCCCTTGCAGCTTGCGCAGAGGCCAGGTGCTGCAGCCGCCGCGCGGGAGAGCATGTGA
- the rsmH gene encoding 16S rRNA (cytosine(1402)-N(4))-methyltransferase RsmH has product MNLSPQHVTVLLSEAVDALAVRSDGIYVDGTFGRGGHSRAILAALGPAGHLIAFDRDPAAIAVGRQIADPRLSLVHAPFSEFAAELDQLGVARVDGVLLDLGVSSPQLDEPERGMSFRFDAPLDMRMDTSRGQTVAQWLAEASVAQITEVLRDYGEERFAHAIAKAIATARTGGAVATTRQLAEIVEKAVRTREPGQHPATRSFQALRIFINQELEELALILPAAVARLNPGGRLAVISFHSLEDRIVKRFMRDESRPPQLPSRLPVRAADLPKPRLALVGKAQRPGDAEVAANPRARSAVMRVAERTEVPA; this is encoded by the coding sequence GTGAACCTCTCGCCGCAGCACGTCACCGTGCTCCTCTCCGAAGCTGTCGATGCGTTGGCCGTTCGGTCCGACGGGATCTATGTCGACGGTACGTTCGGGCGGGGCGGCCACAGCCGCGCGATCCTGGCCGCACTCGGGCCCGCGGGGCATCTCATCGCGTTCGATCGCGATCCGGCGGCAATCGCGGTCGGCCGGCAGATCGCCGACCCCCGCCTGTCACTCGTCCATGCGCCCTTTAGCGAATTCGCGGCCGAGCTGGATCAGCTCGGCGTGGCGCGGGTGGATGGCGTGCTTCTCGATCTTGGCGTGTCCTCGCCGCAGCTGGACGAGCCGGAGCGGGGCATGAGTTTTCGTTTCGATGCGCCGCTCGACATGCGCATGGACACGAGCCGCGGGCAGACCGTGGCGCAATGGCTGGCAGAGGCGTCTGTCGCGCAAATCACGGAGGTGCTCAGGGATTATGGGGAAGAACGGTTTGCTCATGCGATTGCAAAGGCGATTGCAACTGCTCGGACAGGGGGGGCTGTTGCAACCACTCGACAGCTTGCCGAGATCGTGGAAAAAGCGGTCCGTACACGCGAGCCGGGGCAGCACCCGGCGACCCGCAGTTTCCAGGCTCTACGGATTTTCATCAATCAGGAGCTCGAAGAGCTTGCGCTGATCCTGCCGGCTGCGGTGGCCCGCCTGAATCCGGGCGGACGGCTGGCCGTGATCAGCTTTCACTCGCTCGAAGATCGCATCGTCAAGCGCTTCATGCGTGACGAATCGCGTCCGCCGCAGCTGCCGTCGCGCCTGCCGGTGCGCGCGGCCGACCTGCCCAAGCCACGGCTGGCGCTCGTCGGCAAGGCGCAGCGGCCGGGCGACGCGGAAGTCGCCGCCAACCCGCGCGCGCGCAGTGCCGTGATGCGCGTCGCCGAGCGCACGGAGGTCCCGGCATGA
- the mpl gene encoding UDP-N-acetylmuramate:L-alanyl-gamma-D-glutamyl-meso-diaminopimelate ligase, giving the protein MHIHILGICGTFMGGVALLARSAGHTVTGCDANVYPPMSTQLEAQGIGLTEGYDAAQLDLAPDVFVVGNAISRGNPLLEAILERGLPYVSGPQWLAEHVLQGRWVLAVAGTHGKTTTTSMLAWMLEDAGLNPGFLVGGVPGNFGVSARLTDSPFFVIEADEYDTAFCDKRSKFVHYRPRTAILNNLEFDHADIFADLAAIETQFHHLVRTIPASGRILANAGEDSLKRVLARGCWSELEWFGDAAQWSVEPGADEGEAVFRLRGEELGRVAMPMSGSHNRSNALAAIAAARHVGVTPAQAIASLARFEGIKRRMEVRGRVGGVTVYDDFAHHPTAIALTVEGLRRKEAQGRILAVLEPRSNTMKLGVMKSRLPASLALADRVFCYANGLGWDAGEVLAPLGERAGAFDTLDELVAAVVAEARPGDHVLVMSNGGFGGVHEKLLAALRSRSAD; this is encoded by the coding sequence ATGCATATCCACATTCTTGGCATCTGCGGCACCTTCATGGGCGGCGTGGCGCTGCTCGCGCGGTCGGCCGGGCATACCGTCACCGGTTGCGACGCGAACGTCTATCCGCCGATGAGCACCCAGCTCGAGGCGCAGGGCATCGGCCTGACCGAAGGTTACGACGCTGCGCAGCTCGATCTCGCCCCCGACGTGTTCGTCGTCGGCAACGCGATCTCGCGCGGCAACCCGCTGCTCGAGGCGATCCTGGAACGCGGTTTGCCCTACGTGTCGGGCCCGCAGTGGCTCGCCGAGCATGTGCTGCAGGGGCGCTGGGTGCTTGCCGTCGCCGGTACGCATGGCAAGACGACGACGACTTCGATGCTCGCGTGGATGCTCGAGGACGCGGGGCTCAATCCGGGCTTCCTGGTCGGCGGGGTGCCGGGCAACTTCGGCGTGTCGGCGCGACTCACCGACTCGCCCTTCTTCGTAATCGAGGCGGACGAGTACGACACGGCGTTCTGCGACAAGCGCTCGAAATTCGTGCATTACCGTCCGCGCACCGCGATTCTCAACAACCTCGAATTCGATCACGCGGACATCTTCGCGGATCTCGCGGCGATCGAGACGCAGTTCCACCACCTCGTGCGCACGATTCCCGCCTCGGGCCGCATTCTTGCGAACGCGGGCGAGGACAGCCTGAAGCGGGTGCTGGCGCGCGGCTGCTGGTCGGAGCTGGAGTGGTTCGGCGATGCGGCACAGTGGTCGGTGGAGCCCGGCGCGGATGAAGGCGAGGCGGTGTTCCGCCTGCGTGGCGAGGAGCTCGGGCGCGTGGCGATGCCGATGTCGGGCAGCCACAACCGCAGCAACGCGCTCGCTGCGATCGCTGCTGCGCGCCATGTCGGCGTTACCCCCGCGCAGGCGATCGCGAGCCTCGCGCGCTTCGAGGGCATCAAGCGGCGCATGGAAGTACGCGGGCGTGTCGGCGGCGTGACCGTCTATGACGATTTCGCCCACCATCCGACCGCCATCGCGCTCACCGTCGAAGGGTTGCGGCGGAAGGAAGCGCAGGGGCGCATCCTCGCAGTGCTCGAGCCGCGCTCGAACACGATGAAGCTCGGGGTGATGAAGAGCCGCCTGCCGGCGAGCCTGGCGTTGGCCGATCGCGTCTTTTGCTACGCGAACGGCTTGGGCTGGGACGCCGGCGAGGTACTCGCGCCGCTGGGCGAGCGGGCAGGGGCTTTCGATACGCTGGACGAACTGGTGGCGGCGGTCGTGGCCGAGGCCCGTCCGGGCGACCACGTGCTGGTCATGAGCAACGGCGGCTTCGGCGGCGTGCACGAAAAGCTGCTGGCCGCGCTGCGCTCGCGTAGCGCGGATTGA
- a CDS encoding BON domain-containing protein: protein MNNKTLLANRRTLILGLAAAATLPLLQGCLPLVAGGVGAGAVMATDRRTSGAYVEDEGIEWRTSSALRDRLGDAVHINVTAFNRNVLLTGEAPTEAHRAEAERVAGGIANVKGIVNEIQVAGISSLTSRGNDSLLTSKVKARFVDAAQFSANHVKVVTEAGTVFLLGIVTRREADAATEIARRTEGVRKVVKVFEYITDQQARQLEGKKD, encoded by the coding sequence ATGAACAACAAGACTCTTCTGGCCAACCGGCGAACCCTCATCCTCGGCCTGGCCGCCGCGGCGACGCTGCCGCTGCTGCAGGGCTGCCTCCCGCTGGTCGCGGGCGGGGTCGGCGCCGGCGCGGTCATGGCCACCGACCGCCGCACCTCGGGCGCCTACGTCGAAGACGAGGGCATCGAATGGCGCACGTCGAGCGCGCTGCGCGACCGCCTCGGCGACGCCGTGCATATCAACGTGACCGCATTCAACCGCAATGTGCTGCTGACCGGCGAAGCCCCCACCGAGGCGCATCGTGCCGAGGCCGAGCGCGTCGCGGGCGGCATCGCGAATGTCAAGGGCATCGTCAACGAGATCCAGGTGGCCGGCATCTCGTCGCTGACTTCGCGCGGCAACGACTCGCTGCTCACGTCCAAGGTGAAGGCGCGCTTCGTCGACGCGGCACAATTCAGCGCCAATCACGTCAAGGTCGTGACCGAAGCCGGAACGGTCTTCCTGCTCGGCATCGTGACGCGCCGCGAGGCCGACGCCGCGACCGAAATCGCGCGCCGCACCGAGGGCGTACGCAAGGTCGTGAAGGTGTTCGAGTACATCACCGACCAGCAGGCCCGCCAGCTCGAAGGCAAGAAGGACTGA
- the rsmI gene encoding 16S rRNA (cytidine(1402)-2'-O)-methyltransferase, with product MTTSPSPLSSTPSLYVVATPLGNLQDIGIRAQAVLAGVDAIAAEDTRHSQRLLDALGIRTKLFALHEHNEQAAVGQVIRMLEAGRQVALISDAGTPAISDPGARAVARVREAGFPVVPVPGPCAAIAALSASGFVDDGFRFVGFLPAKQAARRAAIEDLRAQTVPLVFYESPHRIAECVADLAAVLEPVRDIVIAREITKIYEQIARMPLGAAPAWLAADPNRCRGEFVLIVAGAPAAEGLGAEAERVLALLLAELPVKSAARLAAEITGAARNTLYARALELKGG from the coding sequence ATGACCACCAGTCCGTCGCCCCTTTCCAGTACCCCGTCATTGTATGTGGTGGCGACGCCGCTCGGGAATCTTCAGGATATCGGCATCCGTGCGCAGGCCGTGCTGGCGGGGGTCGATGCGATCGCCGCCGAGGACACGCGGCACAGCCAGCGCCTGCTCGATGCCCTCGGCATCCGCACGAAGCTCTTCGCGCTGCACGAGCACAACGAGCAGGCGGCGGTCGGGCAGGTGATCCGCATGCTGGAGGCGGGCCGGCAGGTTGCGCTGATCAGCGACGCGGGCACGCCTGCGATCTCGGATCCCGGCGCGCGGGCGGTGGCGCGCGTGCGCGAGGCGGGATTCCCGGTCGTGCCGGTGCCCGGACCGTGTGCAGCCATCGCCGCGCTGTCGGCGTCCGGCTTCGTCGATGACGGCTTCCGTTTCGTCGGATTCCTGCCGGCGAAGCAGGCGGCCCGTCGCGCCGCGATCGAGGATCTGCGTGCGCAGACGGTGCCGCTGGTGTTCTACGAATCGCCGCACCGCATCGCCGAGTGCGTGGCCGACCTCGCCGCGGTGCTGGAGCCTGTGCGCGACATCGTGATCGCGCGCGAGATCACGAAGATCTACGAACAGATCGCCCGCATGCCGCTGGGAGCGGCTCCGGCCTGGCTCGCTGCGGATCCGAACCGTTGCCGCGGCGAGTTCGTCCTGATCGTTGCCGGCGCCCCGGCCGCAGAGGGGCTGGGTGCCGAGGCCGAGCGGGTGCTGGCGCTGCTGCTGGCGGAACTGCCGGTCAAGAGTGCCGCGCGCCTTGCCGCGGAGATCACCGGCGCGGCGCGCAACACGCTCTATGCTCGTGCGCTGGAGCTCAAGGGCGGCTGA
- the ftsL gene encoding cell division protein FtsL — MIRVDAFLVAVAVASALGVVASQHQARKLFSELEREQNRAHGLEVEWDQLQLEQSTWAAHARIEKLARERIGMRPPAPGQMFSIEGVK, encoded by the coding sequence ATGATCCGCGTCGATGCCTTTCTCGTGGCCGTGGCCGTGGCGAGCGCGCTCGGCGTGGTGGCCTCGCAGCACCAGGCCCGCAAGCTGTTTTCCGAGCTCGAACGCGAGCAGAACCGTGCCCACGGGCTGGAAGTCGAGTGGGACCAGTTGCAGCTGGAACAGAGTACCTGGGCCGCGCACGCACGCATCGAGAAGCTTGCCCGCGAACGCATCGGGATGCGTCCTCCGGCACCGGGGCAGATGTTCTCGATCGAGGGGGTGAAATGA
- a CDS encoding phosphoheptose isomerase yields MDLIHRISRQFEDSARTKLDSLEALAAPIAGAVEIMTASLLNNSKILACGNGGSAADAQHFAAELVNRFEMERPPLAAVALTTDTSTLTSIANDYDYTQVFSKQVRALGQPGDVLLAISTSGNSPNVIAAIEAAHEREMRVIALTGKGGGRMGELLGDGDIHLCVPADRTARIQEVHLLVLHCLCDGIDCLLLGVED; encoded by the coding sequence ATGGACCTGATTCACCGCATCTCCCGACAATTCGAAGACAGCGCCCGCACCAAGCTCGACTCGCTGGAAGCGCTGGCCGCCCCGATCGCGGGTGCAGTGGAGATCATGACCGCCAGCCTTCTCAACAACAGCAAGATCCTCGCGTGCGGCAACGGCGGCTCGGCGGCCGACGCGCAACATTTCGCCGCCGAACTGGTCAACCGCTTCGAGATGGAGCGGCCGCCGCTGGCCGCAGTGGCGCTGACGACGGATACCTCCACGCTGACCTCGATCGCCAACGATTACGACTACACCCAGGTGTTTTCGAAACAGGTGCGCGCCCTCGGGCAACCCGGCGACGTCCTGCTCGCGATCTCGACCAGCGGCAATTCTCCCAACGTGATCGCTGCGATCGAAGCGGCCCATGAACGGGAAATGCGCGTCATCGCGCTCACCGGCAAGGGTGGCGGCAGGATGGGGGAACTGCTGGGCGACGGCGACATCCACCTGTGCGTCCCCGCGGACCGCACGGCGCGCATCCAGGAAGTACACCTGCTCGTCCTGCACTGCCTGTGCGACGGCATCGATTGTCTGTTACTCGGAGTTGAGGACTAA
- a CDS encoding YraN family protein, giving the protein MEAEGRGKREGIVRRATPGTQGRGQAGEDLAERFLVRRGLVVLGRNVRCRGGEVDLVCLDRGTVVFVEVRLRSNPRFGGAAASITATKRRRIVLAARWWLAGAGRCHTERPCRFDAVLMNALDEGAIEWLRGAFDAGAW; this is encoded by the coding sequence ATGGAAGCCGAAGGACGAGGCAAAAGGGAAGGCATTGTCCGGCGCGCGACGCCCGGGACGCAAGGGCGCGGACAGGCGGGCGAGGATCTCGCGGAACGCTTCCTGGTGCGCCGGGGCCTCGTCGTTCTCGGCCGCAACGTGCGCTGCCGCGGCGGCGAGGTCGATCTGGTGTGCCTCGACCGCGGCACGGTGGTGTTCGTCGAGGTCCGCCTGCGCAGCAATCCGCGCTTCGGCGGCGCGGCCGCCAGCATTACCGCGACCAAGCGCCGGCGCATCGTGCTGGCGGCGCGCTGGTGGCTCGCGGGCGCGGGCAGGTGCCACACCGAGCGGCCCTGCCGCTTCGATGCCGTGCTGATGAACGCGCTCGACGAAGGCGCGATCGAATGGCTGCGCGGGGCATTCGACGCCGGCGCGTGGTAA
- the mraZ gene encoding division/cell wall cluster transcriptional repressor MraZ, giving the protein MFQGAAALSLDAKGRLAIPARHRDALVPDGAPLVVTAHPHKCLLVYPKAVWDPIREQVAAMPGLDPSAAALKRLLIGFAQEEELDGAGRVLVAPSSRQWAGLDKQVWLVGQGTHFELWSDAGWQKQQEAMLALASGALPAGFESLAL; this is encoded by the coding sequence ATGTTCCAGGGAGCCGCTGCGCTCAGTCTCGATGCCAAGGGTCGCCTCGCGATCCCCGCACGGCATCGTGACGCCCTCGTTCCCGACGGGGCGCCCCTGGTCGTCACGGCCCATCCCCACAAGTGCCTGCTGGTGTACCCGAAGGCGGTCTGGGACCCGATCCGCGAGCAGGTGGCGGCGATGCCCGGCCTCGATCCATCGGCCGCCGCGCTGAAGCGCCTGCTGATCGGTTTCGCGCAGGAAGAGGAGCTCGATGGTGCCGGGCGCGTCCTGGTCGCGCCGTCGTCGCGCCAGTGGGCCGGCCTCGACAAGCAGGTCTGGCTGGTCGGCCAGGGTACCCATTTCGAATTGTGGTCCGATGCCGGCTGGCAGAAGCAGCAGGAGGCTATGCTGGCACTGGCCTCCGGTGCCCTGCCGGCCGGATTCGAGAGTCTGGCGCTGTGA